A window from Drosophila yakuba strain Tai18E2 chromosome 3L, Prin_Dyak_Tai18E2_2.1, whole genome shotgun sequence encodes these proteins:
- the LOC6532491 gene encoding titin isoform X19, with amino-acid sequence MERRQALDSSMSSLYSVASSSNPNPRQPHTGHQLQTQQSQLDAFNYSATMSSSSPTPSQAMSTAMSTGTGTGNGTGTTHTTPPSSSSLRATTIGTVVVRCGPIQLVIALLQSPEKIYIKVVELEPKITALGENLDESLRMQREHDETLRNLQSLPGPMDEFVQKADKLLASKRISSELVNAMADTLNIIWQDILNLLQDRQHLLILCTQFHDKMTQCFRKMDQLELACEETLHPPDVPRVQEFLNRFKQLRIDMLTGVMAALKDGNELLAQLEELEKLETLDTRPEHIKRDATRAVHQVQQWLEALHDRRNSLELAWQTRKIQMEQCLALALLGRELVDLEAALQQARMELNTMYSLGECEHTANEMLTKYREWKQQALLLRDRALKITRAKEKVQSAGHFTEEDACARAYAVLSGCTEHLDLVDQREHWLHQSREFFAKAEHTVSVLEKLELELTSVKLPPHSPESYAMYSKVDRDVRNFTEEPLRLGYGILDEVGRTQPETQGVKRVLDELENRKIYIQGICANSSEDQQKVQRALSEFLSHHNELLAWLRASGQLQLQQSVDMGSNLQQAKQFLLQHHELMQDLEIKGELINLLLESIKVHLESLSPQERYDVDSKAESLHKHWIELKDLVLKRVDYVSLLIDFFELANELSSQLDNLQRQLQQTPDEHKLQFLQATWTGIASTFGELKSRGQRFINLKIVDPYLETKSSTQAVQETLNDFSKRQVDVTSSLENWTTSIAEKREVEYLLEKVMSDNEETVAKSTQVDTQLYPVFTSQSVDSKQLLISTREKLTNVTQDIERAQDEIQQRIQTTLGIQTKDQPSLAKIEQVINNLRMLKAKLDGIKYDYRTLVESVVQFLENIVQLRREIDDYFARQQKEPASGADRSIAEHEKFRDQCMDKFRSLITQSELLIDRVRVLEPPGAREIDTDRILKLLENLRLHFESNSSARMSTLERLEKIEQFRSDLEDIDRSLDSVSQQLHEINNQSVDSLAAAKTTSLAFEYFERTIELLEKRIEKFTESTSQQLFITNPESERYVKDELRKLNDKWQSFKDQVKQKRKSLNQATDFFEVVEKIDAEYREISYFYTSVSNKVPYLRDSVEAGNLVNDIENYVTSREGALRSKLDSASQCAHDMNKVSSLYNDVMNIFQSFIKLKMDINVVQERLKHEQRQKEQRERDARDQAEREKAIKEAEAKERLHREEQSRLENQRQQAAIEQAQRELAARELALREQAVREEEARLQAIREQATREQLAREQAAREEELRIQSLREIARREEEVRLQNIRDEETRVRREEEERIRRENESRSKREEKARIQREEITRLQTLRDQVDQQRIVTENIRKDIQVNSIFTELRYASPLFTRPLKDAVTREGDRFVFECEVTGTPEPAVEWFKDGISIQTNSDYKTTFDKGICRLVIEETFAADSARFSCRASNLVGTCDTNATLSVRENAADVQLVPPRILRFLQSGKATEGSSFQFACVVAGVPLPTVQWFKNDKCIDDSPDYVISYNNGEATLKFEEVFLEDDAVYTCSASNPAGIEHCSASLIVEPLEPTELPSFKVPLSNAMARVGQKIKLEAIVGGIPRPEVYWLHNGKPFQPRDSKYEYGRVTLIIPQAYPNDAGSYVLSAKNLAGEAYTSCNVIVKGRLPNETSDSEMASDIEPIKPAVHLPLKDVSIFEGKPVRLDCVIVGQPEPEVIWYHNERPVKESADVQLLFQGDRCSLIIQEVYQEDAGHYKVVAINSAGEASSSCELKVTPLNQAEPATRAQAERQSLPKDSQPKFERLLSDVLADEGEQVVLEVQASGDQPLTAQWFLTNKELHLDQRITTQSDSELGIFKLILNNVCGDDKGVYTVKVTNPAGDAKCFSHLIVKSVNAPENRRSSQSSVEILDRHQCPEFKELFSDKQGEIDEVIKFECIVKGKPTPKVHWFFNDQPVHGHNFLVSTSGERQVLTIQKLTHDAVGKISCVAENEAGKATCVAFLNIRGSGLPASSDVQTVSQEHNTESSRVTIKKQTFTTTSTSQVNSYEGNAPQTEVHHSSAHIDQSLKQLGQQRPEIVESHHYQELHKSKEMSSPSVQQKSFSFIQSSGANGQSAVAIPDSPTRLRREIAPRFTTPLSGKIVDQGADVSMEAIYDGFPSPEIKVEKNGGQLFEDAHTRISNKCNRVTIELKQVGVADAGRYAVTASNTVGQSTSTADLVVKKTIFPPVFGRRLQAQVSKKGEKLTMEVEVTGLPEPTVTWLKDEKPLKDAGISEHRLLAQGNSYRLIIEKAQTTDSGKYMVRATNAGGEAKSIADCAILEPSPERLQEVVKTIVYETGPVAPASEFKTEDYKYTSSSMTSNYSHNMQSSSSSSHHETKFSSTSAPPPVVTYPSPIPAQRKTPAAEFSDYSSEIDERFRSVSRTNESDAEIKGYRVVFPPTPTPRTNIATNGHKSPVVVITPSPMEFEPTPQDYARPKFEPIGKEIRHEIKTETSSKQSKFMQNQHQSQPVFKPKPVAAKFIAATQQQQQKQPQATARPTMYYNAVAGAPMHVAKVATETKNVMQMHESTESSQRVVNMQQTKRVIHFDSAQEQRDQQILEPFPYSPATSRTPSRQSHLPPPATPTKFVAGEFRESDYESEVDGARIQPLWSPYGDGLTKGFRRVAPPQGAGRSCSLPRTYERVLSPMEFDRGPEMPSKIHVDINTLRKEQRGGSTVTTQNRTQSLNRNTTMRQQQQHQQQQQHQQQQQQSMDQIDRAGTLPRYGYSSLQQQAENQGRRMGSTFLQKSHQFVDDVSREIRSSASNGIRPGFKRAPSEGSSQKPQAFRDESRVSQYVPELPNTEPVNAHLSRDELAQRQPLFITPLKDIAVGVGGTARFECIVQAHPQPQVNWTHNGGLLESGSRHCIEYRNGVCRLTLPQAYPDDNGSYACTAINPLGAATTSGNLTVSSTNRGFRY; translated from the exons ATGGAACGCCGCCAAGCCCTAGACTCATCGATGTCTTCGCTCTACTCGGTcgcctcctcctccaatcccaatccccgcCAGCCGCACACCGGCCACCAACTTCAGACGCAGCAGTCCCAGCTAGACGCCTTCAATTATTCAGCAACAATGTCATCATCGTCGCCGACTCCAAGTCAGGCCATGTCCACAGCCATGTCCACGGGCACGGGCACCGGCAACGGCACCGgcaccacccacaccacaccgccatcctcctcctccctgAGAGCCACCACCATTGGCACCGTTGTCGTCCGATGCGGACCCATCCAGCTGGTGATAGCGCTCCTACAA AGTCCGGAAAAGATCTACATCAAAGTGGTGGAATTGGAGCCAAAGATCACAGCGCTTGGGGAGAATCTGGACGAATCTTTGCGCATGCAAAGGGAGCATGATGAAACTCTTCGCAACCTACAG AGTCTGCCGGGACCAATGGATGAGTTCGTCCAGAAGGCGGACAAACTGTTGGCTAGCAAGCGCATCAGTTCGGAACTGGTCAATGCCATGGCCGATACGCTCAATATTATTTGGCAGGACATACTGAATCTTCTGCAGGATCGTCAGCACCTTCTGATACTGTGCACACAGTTCCACGATAAGATGACGCAGTGCTTCAGGAAGATGGACCAACTGGAACTGGCCTGCGAGGAGACACTCCATCCACCGGATGTGCCGCGTGTCCAGGAATTCCTGAACAGATTCAAGCAGCTAAGGATAGACATGCTTACCGGTGTGATGGCAGCCCTGAAAGATGGCAATGAACTGCTAGCGCAGCTGGAGGAGTTGGAAAAGCTGGAGACCCTCGATACAAGACCAGAGCACATTAAGCGAGACGCTACGAGGGCAGTTCACCAAGTTCAGCAGTGGTTAGAGGCTTTGCACGACCGGAGAAACTCCCTAGAACTCGCCTGGCAGACGAGGAAAATCCAAATGGAGCAGTGTCTGGCATTGGCATTGTTGGGTAGGGAATTAGTCGACCTGGAGGCGGCTCTCCAGCAAGCCAGAATGGAGCTGAATACCATGTACAGCCTGGGCGAGTGTGAGCACACGGCCAATGAAATGCTCACCAAATACAGGGAGTGGAAACAGCAGGCCCTTCTCCTCCGGGATCGAGCTCTTAAGATCACGCGAGCCAAGGAGAAGGTCCAGTCCGCTGGTCACTTCACCGAAGAAGACGCATGTGCTAGAGCTTATGCGGTCTTAAGTGGCTGCACAGAGCACTTGGATCTGGTGGATCAGCGGGAACACTGGCTGCATCAATCCCGAGAGTTTTTCGCCAAGGCTGAGCACACTGTGAGTGTCCTGGAGAAACTAGAACTGGAGCTGACCAGCGTGAAACTGCCTCCTCATTCGCCAGAGAGTTATGCCATGTACTCCAAGGTGGATCGCGATGTTCGCAACTTTACCGAGGAACCCTTGCGCTTGGGTTATGGCATTCTCGACGAAGTAGGACGCACTCAGCCGGAGACTCAAGGTGTGAAAAGAGTCCTTGACGAGTTGGAGAACCGGAAGATTTACATCCAGGGAATCTGTGCCAACAGCAGCGAGGATCAGCAGAAGGTTCAGAGAGCATTGAGCGAATTTCTGAGCCACCACAATGAGCTTTTGGCCTGGCTGAGAGCCTCCGGCCAACTCCAATTGCAGCAAAGCGTGGATATGGGCTCAAATCTCCAACAGGCCAAGCAGTTCCTTCTCCAGCACCATGAACTCATGCAGGATCTCGAG ATAAAAGGCGAACTGATCAACCTGCTGCTCGAATCCATCAAGGTCCACCTGGAATCCTTGAGTCCGCAAGAGCGCTACGATGTGGACTCCAAGGCGGAATCCCTGCACAAGCACTGGATCGAACTTAAGGACCTGGTTCTTAAGCGCGTGGATTACGTGTCCTTGCTGATAGACTTCTTTGAGCTGGCCAACGAGCTCTCCAGCCAGCTGGACAACTTGCAGCGCCAACTGCAGCAAACTCCAGACGAGCACAAGCTGCAATTCCTCCAGGCCACTTGGACGGGCATCGCATCCACCTTCGGAGAGCTGAAGTCCCGCGGACAGCGATTCATCAACCTAAAA ATTGTGGATCCATATCTCGAGACCAAATCCTCGACACAGGCGGTGCAAGAGACGCTGAACGACTTCAGTAAGCGGCAGGTCGACGTGACGAGCAGTTTGGAGAATTGGACAACGAGCATTGCGGAGAAGCGAGAAGTCGAATATCTACTCGAGAAAGTCATGAGCGACAACGAGGAG ACCGTGGCCAAGAGCACCCAGGTGGACACGCAGTTGTATCCCGTATTCACCTCCCAGAGCGTGGACTCCAAGCAGCTTTTGATCAGCACCCGCGAGAAGCTGACTAACGTGACCCAGGACATCGAAAGGGCCCAGGATGAGATACAGCAGCGCATCCAGACGACGCTCGGCATCCAGACCAAGGATCAGCCATCGCTGGCCAAGATCGAGCAGGTGATCAACAACCTGCGCATGCTGAAGGCCAAGTTGGACGGCATCAAGTACGATTATCGCACTTTGGTGGAGAGTGTGGTTCAGTTTCTGGAGAACATAGTGCAGCTGCGTCGCGAAATCGACGACTACTTCGCCAGGCAGCAGAAGGAACCCGCATCCGGCGCGGATCGCAGCATTGCGGAGCACGAGAAATTCCGCGATCAGTGCATGGATAAATTTAGATCGCTAATCACACAATCCGAACTGCTGATCGATCGAGTGCGCGTACTGGAACCGCCGGGTGCCCGGGAAATCGACACCGACCGCATACTGAAGCTGCTCGAGAACCTGCGTCTTCACTTCGAGTCAAACAGCAGTGCACGCATGTCCACCCTAGAGCGTCTGGAGAAGATCGAGCAGTTCCGCTCCGATCTCGAGGACATCGATCGCAGCCTGGACAGCGTTAGCCAGCAGCTGCACGAGATCAACAACCAGAGCGTCGACAGTCTGGCGGCGGCCAAAACCACGTCGCTGGCGTTTGAGTATTTTGAACGGACCATAGAG CTGCTCGAGAAGCGGATCGAGAAGTTTACGGAGTCCACGAGCCAACAGCTTTTTATTACCAATCCCGAGAGCGAGCGGTACGTCAAGGACGAACTGCGCAAACTCAACGACAAATGGCAGAGCTTCAAGGATCAAGTGAAGCAGAAACGAAAGAGCCTCAACCAGGCGACCGACTTCTTCGAGGTGGTCGAGAAG ATCGACGCGGAGTACCGTGAGATTAGCTACTTCTACACAAGCGTGTCCAACAAGGTTCCATATCTGCGCGATTCCGTGGAAGCGGGAAATTTGGTCAATGATATCGAAAACTATGTGACCAGCCGGGAGGGTGCTCTGCGCTCCAAGTTGGATAGTGCCTCGCAATGTGCCCACGATATGAACAAGGTGTCGTCGCTGTACAACGATGTAATGAACATCTTCCAGTCCTTCATCAAGCTTAAGATGGACATTAATGTGGTGCAAGAGAGGCTGAAGCACGAGCAGCGCCAGAAGGAGCAAAGGGAACGGGATGCTCGCGACCAAGCCGAACGGGAGAAGGCTATAAAGGAAGCGGAGGCCAAGGAAAGGCTGCACAGAGAAGAGCAATCCCGCCTGGAGAACCAGCGCCAGCAGGCGGCCATTGAGCAGGCTCAGAGGGAATTGGCAGCCAGAGAATTGGCTCTGCGGGAGCAAGCTGTCCGGGAGGAGGAGGCTAGACTGCAGGCCATTCGGGAGCAGGCCACTCGAGAACAATTGGCCAGGGAACAGGCTGCCAGGGAGGAGGAGTTGCGCATCCAATCGCTCAGGGAGATTGCCCGCAGAGAAGAGGAAGTGCGCCTCCAGAACATCAGGGATGAAGAAACGCGCGTTCGccgcgaggaggaggagcgcaTCCGTAGAGAAAATGAGTCACGATCGAAGCGCGAAGAGAAAGCCCGCATCCAGCGTGAGGAGATCACCAGACTCCAAACCCTACGCGATCAGGTTGACCAGCAGCGAATTGTAACCGAAAACATCCGCAAAGACATTCAGGTTAACTCCATTTTCACGGAGCTGCGCTATGCCTCTCCGCTTTTCACTCGTCCTCTGAAAGATGCAGTTACCCGCGAGGGAGACCGATTCGTCTTCGAATGCGAGGTTACGGGAACTCCGGAACCCGCCGTGGAATGGTTCAAGGATGGCATCAGTATCCAAACAAATTCCGATTATAAGACCACCTTCGATAAGGGAATCTGCAGATTGGTAATCGAGGAAACCTTTGCCGCAGACTCAGCACGTTTCAGTTGCCGTGCCTCGAATCTGGTGGGTACTTGCGATACTAATGCCACTTTATCCGTCCGGGAAAATGCAGCCGATGTGCAGTTGGTTCCACCACGGATTCTTCGATTCTTGCAGAGTGGCAAGGCCACCGAGGGAAGCTCCTTTCAGTTTGCTTGCGTGGTGGCTGGAGTTCCCTTGCCCACTGTTCAGTGGTTCAAAAATGACAAGTGCATCGACGATTCTCCGGATTACGTGATCAGCTACAACAATGGTGAGGCCACTCTGAAGTTCGAGGAGGTCTTTTTGGAGGATGATGCGGTGTACACCTGCAGTGCCTCCAATCCGGCAGGCATTGAACATTGCTCGGCTTCTCTGATTGTGGAAC CTCTGGAACCTACAGAGCTACCCAGTTTCAAGGTTCCCCTTTCAAATGCCATGGCGCGTGTGGGTCAGAAAATCAAGCTGGAGGCCATCGTGGGCGGAATTCCCAGGCCAGAAGTCTACTGGCTGCACAATGGCAAACCCTTCCAGCCGCGCGATTCCAAG TACGAATACGGCCGCGTAACGCTGATAATCCCGCAGGCTTATCCCAACGACGCCGGATCCTACGTCCTGAGCGCCAAGAACCTGGCTGGCGAAGCCTATACCAGTTGCAACGTGATAGTAAAGGGTCGACTGCCCAACGAGACCTCCGATTCCGAGATGGCCAGTGATATAGAACCGATCAAACCCGCCGTGCACTTGCCCCTGAAGGATGTCTCCATATTCGAGGGTAAGCCCGTGAGGCTGGACTGTGTGATTGTGGGCCAACCCGAGCCCGAGGTCATCTGGTACCACAATGAGCGACCTGTTAAGGAGTCCGCCGATGTTCAGTTGCTGTTCCAAGGGGACCGATGCTCCCTAATCATCCAAGAGGTGTACCAAGAGGACGCAGGACACTACAAGGTGGTGGCCATTAATTCGGCTGGAGAAGCTTCCAGTAGTTGTGAACTCAAGGTTACTCCTCTGAATCAAGCGGAACCGGCCACTCGGGCACAGGCGGAGAGGCAATCCTTGCCGAAAGACTCGCAGCCAAAGTTCGAGAGACTTCTATCCGATGTCTTGGCAGATGAAGGCGAGCAAGTGGTCCTCGAGGTGCAGGCCAGTGGGGATCAACCCCTGACGGCCCAGTGGTTCCTGACCAACAAGGAGCTCCACCTGGATCAGCGGATTACCACACAATCCGACTCCGAACTGGGAATCTTTAAGCTTATCCTCAACAACGTGTGTGGCGATGACAAGGGAGTGTATACTGTAAAGGTGACCAATCCTGCGGGAGATGCCAAATGCTTTTCGCATCTCATAGTGAAGTCCGTGAATGCTCCCGAAAACCGTAGAAGTAGCCAATCGTCGGTTGAAATCTTAGACCGTCACCAGTGTCCCGAATTCAAAGAACTGTTTAGTGACAAACAAGGTGAAATCGATGAGGTGATCAAGTTCGAGTGCATTGTCAAGGGCAAGCCCACACCAAAGGTCCACTGGTTCTTCAACGACCAACCCGTTCACGGTCATAATTTCCTCGTGTCTACAAGTGGAGAACGTCAAGTGCTGACCATTCAGAAGTTAACCCACGATGCCGTGGGCAAGATCAGTTGTGTGGCTGAGAATGAGGCGGGCAAGGCCACCTGTGTGGCCTTTTTGAATATCCGAGGAAGTGGTTTGCCCGCCTCCAGTGATGTTCAGACTGTGAGCCAGGAGCACAACACCGAATCCTCGAGGGTCACGATCAAAAAGCAGACCTTTACCACCACTTCCACCTCGCAGGTCAATTCCTACGAGGGAAATGCTCCTCAAACCGAGGTTCATCACTCCTCCGCTCACATCGATCAATCCCTGAAGCAACTTGGACAACAGCGGCCGGAGATTGTGGAGAGCCATCACTACCAGGAGTTGCACAAGAGCAAGGAGATGAGCAGCCCCAGTGTACAGCAAAAGTCCTTCAGCTTTATCCAATCCAGTGGAGCCAATGGACAATCCGCAGTAGCAATACCAGACTCGCCGACTCGCCTCAGAAGAGAAATAGCTCCTAGGTTCACCACTCCCCTTAGTGGAAAAATCGTGGATCAGGGCGCCGATGTCAGCATGGAGGCCATTTACGATGGCTTTCCTTCGCCCGAGATCAAGGTGGAGAAGAACGGGGGTCAGCTGTTCGAGGATGCCCACACCAGGATCTCCAACAAGTGCAATCGCGTGACCATCGAACTCAAacaagtgggcgtggccgatgCGGGACGATACGCGGTGACAGCCTCCAATACTGTGGGTCAATCCACCAGCACAGCGGACTTGGTCGTTAAAA AGACCATATTCCCGCCTGTTTTTGGCCGCCGTCTGCAGGCTCAAGTTAGCAAGAAAGGCGAGAAGTTGACCATGGAGGTGGAGGTAACCGGGTTGCCGGAACCGACGGTCACCTGGCTGAAGGACGAAAAGCCGCTAAAGGATGCTGGAATTTCCGAGCACCGCTTGCTGGCCCAGGGCAACTCCTACAGGCTGATCATCGAAAAGG CGCAAACCACGGACTCTGGAAAATACATGGTGCGTGCCACAAATGCGGGAGGTGAGGCCAAGAGCATTGCCGACTGTGCCATCCTCGAGCCTTCGCCGGAACGCTTGCAGGAGGTGGTCAAGACGATTGTCTATGAGACGGGTCCTGTGGCTCCGGCCAGCGAATTCAAAACTGAA GACTACAAGTACACCTCCTCGAGTATGACCAGTAACTACTCCCACAACAtgcagagcagcagcagttcctCCCATCACGAGACCAAGTTCTCCTCGACGTCAGCACCGCCACCAGTGGTTACCTATCCTAGTCCTATTCCTGCCCAGAGGAAAACCCCGGCGGCGGAGTTCAGTGACTACAGCAGTGAGATTGATGAACGCTTCCGTTCCGTGTCCCGCACCAATGAATCCGATGCAGAGATCAAGGGGTACCGAGTGGTCTTTCCACCCACGCCTACTCCTCGCACAAACATAGCCACCAATGGCCACAAATCGCCAGTGGTGGTAATTACCCCTTCGCCCATGGAATTCGAACCGACTCCTCAGGACTACGCTAGGCCCAAATTTGAACCGATTGGCAAGGAGATACGCCATGAAATCAAGACGGAGACTAGCTCCAAACAATCCAAGTTTATGCAGAACCAACACCAGAGTCAGCCAGTCTTTAAGCCAAAACCTGTGGCGGCCAAATTCATTGCGGCaacccaacaacaacagcagaagcagccACAGGCCACAGCCCGTCCGACCATGTACTACAATGCTGTTGCTGGAGCTCCGATGCACGTGGCCAAGGTGGCCACCGAAACTAAGAACGTGATGCAGATGCACGAGTCCACTGAGAGTTCACAGCGGGTGGTGAATATGCAACAGACCAAGAGGGTAATACACTTTGATAGTGCGCAGGAGCAGAGGGATCAGCAGATCCTGGAACCCTTCCCCTACAGCCCCGCCACCAGTCGTACGCCTTCGAGACAATCCCATCTGCCACcgccagccacgcccactaaaTTTGTGGCCGGAGAATTCCGTGAGAGTGATTACGAGAGTGAGGTTGATGGCGCACGCATCCAACCACTGTGGTCTCCTTACGGCGATGGTTTGACCAAAGGTTTCAGGCGGGTGGCGCCGCCTCAAGGAGCTGGTCGATCGTGCAGTCTGCCCCGGACCTATGAAAGGGTCTTGTCCCCCATGGAATTCGATCGCGGTCCCGAGATGCCCAGCAAGATCCACGTGGATATAAACACTCTGAGGAAAGAGCAACGCGGGGGCAGTACAGTGACAACACAAAATCGTACTCAATCCTTGAACAGGAACACCACCATgaggcaacagcagcaacatcagcaacagcagcaacatcagcaacagcagcagcagtccaTGGATCAGATCGACAGGGCCGGAACTCTGCCCCGATATGGTTATAGTTCCCTCCAGCAGCAAGCAGAGAATCAGGGTCGTCGCATGGGCTCCACCTTCCTCCAGAAGTCCCATCAGTTTGTCGACGATGTTAGCAGGGAGATCAGAAGCTCCGCTTCGAACGGCATCCGTCCGGGTTTCAAAAGGGCTCCCAGCGAAGGCAGCAGCCAGAAACCTCAAGCCTTCCGGGATGAATCGCGCGTCTCTCAATACG TGCCGGAGCTGCCCAATACGGAACCCGTCAATGCGCATCTGAGTCGCGATGAGCTGGCACAAAGGCAGCCATTATTCATAACG CCGCTGAAAGACATCGCGGTCGGAGTGGGAGGCACGGCGCGCTTCGAGTGCATTGTACAGGCCCATCCGCAGCCGCAGGTCAACTGGACGCACAACGGCGGTCTCCTGGAGTCGGGTAGCAGGCACTGCATCGAGTACCGCAACGGCGTGTGCCGGCTAACTCTGCCGCAGGCCTATCCGG ATGACAACGGCAGCTATGCCTGCACCGCCATAAATCCTCTGGGAGCGGCCACCACAAGCGGAAATTTGACCGTTTCGAGCACAAACCGCGGATTTAGATACTAA